The genomic window ctctcttttttttttccccccttctctAGATGTTGATGAGTTAGTCTCTCCAGCTTGGATATCTAAGCAAAAGTGTGACTACCATAACAGTTTGCATTGTAAACCTGACTACTGTGTCCAAAATGATAGGAAAACTGAAGCAGAACTTATTACTTGCATGTCTGGTTATCAGTTCAGTGACGGTATTTTATTTGGGGCAACATGCCATGGAATGCCACCATAGGATAGAAGAACGCAGTCAGCCTATCAGGACAGAGAGTGCAAAAACAACATTAAGGACTGGACTTGATATAAGAGCAAATGCAACCTTCGCGTACCACAAAGACATGCCTTTAATATTTATTGGAGGGGTACCTAGAAGTGGCACCACCCTCATGCGGGCTATGCTAGATGCTCATCCAGATATTCGTTGTGGAGAAGAAACTAGGGTAATCCCTCGGATACTAGCAGTCAAACAGATGTGGGCCAAGTCGAGCAAGGAAAAAATCCGACTAGAAGAAGCTGGAGTCACAGATGAAGTTCTTGATTCAGCCATGCAGGCCTTTTTACTGGAAATCATTGTCAAACATGGGGAGCCTGCTCCTTACTTATGCAATAAAGATCCTTTTGCTCTAAAGTCCTTAACTTACCTTGCCAAAATTTTCCCCAATGCCAAATTTCTTTTCATGGTTCGTGATGGCCGTGCCTCAGTTCATTCCATGATATCCAGAAAAGTGACCATTGCTGGGTTTGACTTGAATAGCTACAGAGATTGTTTGACCAAATGGAACCGTGCCATAGAAACAATGTACAACCAGTGCATGGAGGCTGGCTATGAAAGATGCATGCTGGTACATTACGAGCAGCTGGTGTTGCATCCTGAACAGTGGATGAGGACTCTCTTGAAGTTCCTTGGCATTTCTTGGAACAACGCAGTGTTGCATCATGAGGAAATGATTGGAAAAGCAGGTGGTGTATCACTGTCAAAGTAAGTGCaatttctttctcctttttaatttttccCCCTCACATTTGGCTGTTTTTTGTTTTCCTGCATTGGCACTGCATTTATATTTGGTATTGCTCCTAAAATCATTAATGCTTAAGTAGCTTTTATTGCCTCCACATTTTCCTTAGCACAGAATTCCAAGTAACATGAAGTGTCTTGGATAAAAAGATTTTAAATGACAACCTTGAAAAGATTTCCTACAGCAACAAGTTTTATtcagagaggtttttttttatgtttggaTTTAGCTTATAAACATTAAGGGGTAGATAGTCAATCATTTAAGTGGGCAGAagaggctcctgcctggttaaattgccTGTGTAGGGATTATCAGAGGCACTTAACCTGGTAGTACTGCCGAATAACCACCTATGTTGGCAGTCTGGGGGCAGAGTCCGCACTTATCCAGTTAAACGCTGGTATCTAGCTCTTAACTGGATAAGCTTAGTGGTCAAGTCAGACTGCAAAAAATACAGTTCTATCTTCATCCTCCAGTTAAGGTCTGAATATCCCAGCAGAGAAGTGGGTCagcttagggggcactgcagtgaccCTGAACCAAATAGTTGCTGTCTACTCACACATACCCAGATAGtcaatgccagtgcctggacatggcccagcattaaaTGTGTGTATGTGTTAGATGCCATTGACTCAaatttgagtcctagtgacttgatgagttaaagatccaaaaAGAAGTCGGTCAAGTGCAAGTCTGATGAGGTCCCCATAGTAGTTGTCAACATGTCAAACCACCTAGTTGAAGGTCTCCCTCTCTGCCTAGTTCCTTCAGTCTTCCCAGACAAGATGTCTtactccagtgatctctctctaagagtgtgaccaaaataagatagttgtaacttcatcatgtggGCTTCAAATGACATATCTAGTATGATCTCTTCcaaaattgatttgttagttttcCTGGCGGTCCATGGCTTGCATAGAATCCATCTCCAGCACCAGAGTTCAAATGAGTCATTTTCTCTAATGTCTAGCTTTTGCAtctataattgaccactgagaaaatgagtgtgtggacgagtctgatcttcgttttaattgttatttccttgcctttaaaTATTAAGAGCCTTTTTTTTAGAGCAACCAAttgctattctgcggagtatttcttcccttctagttGCTTCCTTGTTTACCAAAGAGCCCGAAAGACTAAAactctttacaacttctattccatcaccttcaagctcaaaatcttcatcattttccatgtttataatctttgttttattttatattcagttctaatcccatgttatgactttagGCTTTAACTTTTCTCAGTAGGTACGAGTGACATGTCTTCTTTACTACTGGCAATGAGCATTGTCTCATCTGCACAACCCAGGTTGTTTAAATCTTGATCGCCAACTTTAAAAACAACACTCTTTTCTTCCAAATTTGTTTTTCTGAAAATAGCTTCACCATAAAAATTAAACAAGTAGGGCAACAAAATGCATCCTTGCATTAAATATCCAGGCATAAAGGCAGTGGTAGCAAATAAATCATTGACTGCTGCCAGTTGAATATTTACCTCTGTGATTGCTTCcctatcttcctccctccttccccccccctgcacTCAGTAATTGTTTactataaatgaaataaacatcAATCTACCCTCCCTCTTGGCACAAAAGAATGATCTGAATTACTAATTTGCTTTCAAAATAATCATGACAGCAGGAGTGTAGCCACATTGACTGAGCCTGATAAAATGCCCAGGGTCGTTCAGTGGTAGGGGGCCACCTGAAGTTGCACCCTTCACACTACTTGTTGGATATTCCCATAGAATAGCTCTATGTATGCAAGTAGttaggtcacaaggagcacaaccccaaccactgcaccacacctcTTCCCCTTAGCCAGACAGATTTTCCTCTTATATAATGTTCAATCTCAGAACATGCAGGCTGCCAGAGCATACATACTTCCAACCCAATTTGAAAGGCCTCCTGtccacccaagcagcaaaactagacaaccaaatctcaatctactgataacaaccccagactacaagacgttcagaaaagaaataaagactatactcttcaagaaatccctgacaaagtcttaacaccacaagtacctcccttcccccatcttcTTCCTGATCCCCAAATCAACCTGACCCTCTTTTTACCCTCTCTAAAAATAACCAGAGATCTTCTATTACTCTTTTGTAATCAGAGATCATCTaatactcttttgtaatccgccttgaaccgcaaggtaatggtggaatagaaatctctagtGTTATATGTGAACTCAGCCAGGATGTGAAGAGAGATCTAGGACAGTGGTAGATGCAATGGAGCCATAGGGAAAAAAGCAGCTTGAATAGACCCAGATTTTTAACAGCACTACCAGAAAAAAAAGACTTGGGTCTTTCAAGATACCAGTTTGTAAGACTGGGCAGACTATAAGATGAGTTTGATTACAAATGTGAATTGTGGAATTACCTGCAGGAAATGTTTCACAGGCAGTTCTGTTGTTGACGTCAATACTTTCTTGTCTTCCTAATCAAAACTCTTGGCATAGAATGTGATTTGTAGGCCAACATGTTCTTGGTTTGGAGGGgcgattttattattatttttttatatattatctgTGCTCCAATGGCATACCTAGGATGAAATGGGCCCCCTGGGCCCCTTTAACACCATGGGCACCGCCTACTGTCTTTACTCTTCTTCAGTATTCCACAGTATTTAAAGGTTATAGAGGAGGGAGAGAACTCAGAAATGCCTTGACATGACATTGCCAAAAAAACATTATCTGTGTCCTCCTGAAACATTTTTTTAAGTCTTTTCCTCCTTGATAATACTTAATAAAGTACAGGGTGAAATTCTTTTTTTCCACATTTGTTATAGAAAATTACCCTGATATATTTTACAAGAGTCATTTATACACAGCAGCATATTCTATCTGCTACAGGAGTTGTAAGAATAAATGGGCCTTGTGACAGATGGTTAACATGTGCTGTGTGAGTAGCCTTTCATTTGGCACCTAAACACTCGCTTGTGGGTAGTAAAACTCTTTTTTAAGGCAAGGAGGAACTCAGTAATGAAAAGGCTTTCCAGCTCATCTGTCATCAGAGCTAGACCTTGACTTGATCATGAAAGAGAAAAAACAGTTCAGTACATAAACATGGAATATATTTCAATAACTATTTTTCTCCGAAGAAAAACGGGCATAATAATCTCACATGCGAGTAACATCAGCCACAGATCCTGGTATGAACACTGCCAAGTGCactatcactttaaatttttaggcagtgcccacatgtaggtgccttcctgcccgatgttgGCACACGGGACCAACAGTTAAGTTTCTGAAGAGCTTGGAAGCTGTGTCTTTGGTATCTCCTCAGTGCATCAAACTGAAgtcctttttgtgtgtgtgtgtcttcctattttattgttcttttcttcataattctttatttttattgttttctggTGTTTTCATTGAGTTTGTTTAAATTCtattaatttttccatttttggcaTTTGGGCCACTTCGAGGCCCTTTTTTGACCCAGAAAGCGTCAACGTTTTTCAGAGCTCCCTGGGCCATcgagccttaaaaaaaaaaaaaaaataaaaatttttactccatcaaaaataacaaagactGGGGGAAacgcaatgaagttacagggaaatatttttcacttagagaatagttacgctctggaacacattgccagagagcGTGGTAAGAATAGTTAATATAGTTGgttttaaaagaggtttggatcaagtacctgaaggaaaagtccataatctgctattgagacagatggagggaagccactgcttatcctggatcagtaccatggaatgtttctataatttaggttttgccaggtacttgtgatccagattggccaccgtgaagacggtatcctgagctagatggaccattggtctgacccagtaaggctgtttttatgttcttataactttgCAAAGGCCATTTTCCCCTCCATATCAAAGAGGGTGCTGAACGGCTTCAAGAAATGTACTCAATGTAATTGAACCATTTCAGTGTGTTTAGTGTCTAGGTCCTGAGCATCAAGACATATGTTGTGAACTCTGTCTGTGTATGCAAAAtaggtcactcaaagcccaacAAATTCAGTGTAATTAACTTTTTGGCATTGACATCCAGCGGGCAGGAGATTTGGGATCTGATGCTCAACCTGCATTAACACACCAGTATTGGTATTAACACCATGTGCACTGATACTGCATCATCAAACATTGGGTTCTCTGCAGAGACAAGACTCTCTTTGTCCTTATTCATGCCTCATACATCAGGAGACATTtcatgtaagaaagctaagaagcgtAACCCTTCCTCCCCTTCAAGGTATGGCATGACATCATCTCAGGCGTCCACCTCTTCAATGCATAGACAGCGACGACACACCATGGATCGATCTCCAGTGCTACAGATCATGTCTCCTCCCAGGCATGTCTCAACATTGCAGTCTCCCATGCACAGACAACTGGCACCACAGACTGCTTCCATACAGATGTCTCTTCTGGTACAGATACTGACTCTTCAGGAAGAGATCTGGTCTATGCTCAAACAAGAGCTTTCAGTGCTACTGCAGTTGCAGTCTTCACAGGCTTTAAAGGCTTCCATGCCTGCCTCAGTCCATCCTGAGGTTACATCAAGGTGTCGATTGAGGATGAGGTCACATACCGCTGCTCAACATTGGGTTGGTGTGGACTTGTTTCATGTATGAGTAATCTTTTGCAGAGGAGTTATCACCTGGGTCAGAACATCGACCCCTGCCTCTATGCTCTTCTCGACACACACTCCCTGATTTCATCTAGGAGGGAGTATTTTGAGGAGTTTGACTCAGACATATCCTACCATTCAGACAACCACTCCCAGACTTGTCAGCAGAAGAATCATATGGCATTCCTTCTGATCCTTCTCCGCCTTAAAGGCTTAAGTCTCTACACTTATTGCATCACGCAAAGCCAATGTTGTCTTCTTACGATTTCTGCACAGTAGTTCAGGCAATGGTATTATCtagacttgactattgcaatgtcctGTATCTTGGAATAACTAAGACAAGATGCAGGGCATTGTGAGTTGTGCAGaacacagcagcaagattgataacaGGCGTATCTAAATACGATCACATCTTGCCCTATCTTCAACAATTGTATTGGCTGCCTGTTGTTTTAAGATCTCAATATAAAGCAATAATGATTTGCCCTCAATTCTAGTATGGAACCATACCTGAATtgtttaaaagtaagatgtcaaactatttaccatctaggtctctgcgttctgagaattcagcgttattaaaaacaaatgctaatccaaaatatgctgagaccagtaaaatggtctttgctgtgcgggggtcaaactgtggaactcacttgtcggTCAATTACAAAAATGTTATGACAAaggtaatttcagaaaactattaaaaacgcagttatttgttaattcatttttctaggaactgatctttgcaattgttcttttgatgggcaTTTTACGTGATTTTCcgatgattatatgttaatgtttgtttgattttctttgtcttactgaattatatatgtaacgatatgtaaaccatttaaaaatcaataaaaaaaaatatttcctgttatCAAAAAAGACCAAAAGCCTTCGACCCATTTTAAACTTCCAAGGACTAAACAAATACTTGATGAAGGAAAAATTTTGAATAGCCTGTCTGGTTAACCCTCCTACCCTACTTGTTCACATTTCCTCCGATCCCTCTCATTGGGGAAACTCTACTCAAACTTCACCAGGATTGGGgaaccatgattctaattgcgcCTCTCTGCCAGATTTGGTTTCCATTCTTCCTAGAACTTACAGCCAAGAAAACGTGGAAACTGCCACAGTTTCCAACATTACTCACTCAGAGTAGTTTCTTTCTCCAAATAAGTAAACTCATATTGTCTTTTGAATCTGCTGTTATAGAAAACTTTCCACTCAGCACTGTTACCACTTTAAGGGACagaattctcttcctggtgtgcaTTGCATGCTCTCTAGAACCCATCACTTGCCCACTTCCTTCAACATTGGATTACTTTCTACATTTATCAAATtttggcctaaagaccaactctgTTAGAGTTCTTCTCTTTTTTAATAGTGCGTTCTACTCACTTCTCAACAATAAGCTTTTATTTGTGCATCACTTGATAATTCAATTCATGAAAGGCCTATTTCACCCGTTGCTTGGAATCTCAATGTGGTTTTTTTCTATTCTCGTGAAGCCTGTCTTTGAACCAGTTGCATCTTGTTCCTTGAAACTTCTTACTTAGAAGGTCGTTTTCCTTACCGCCCTTACATTTGTATGCCATGTAAGTGAATTTCCTGCCAGAACAACTCTTTTTGTCTAATTTTTACCTCTGAATTAGTGTTAAGAtattaaggggtctttttatcaagccgcgctagcggggttagcccgttggacatttcatcaagcgctaacccccgtggccagctaaaaaaactaacgcctgctcaatgcaggcattagcggctagcacggtaggcggtttaacgcacggtattacgcgcgttaaaccccctaccgcagcttgataaaaggatccccaaGTTTTACTAAATGCTATACAGAGCTTGAAAAACGCAAGATCAAATTCCAGCTGTGTAAAAAGTGAACTTAAGTCCAATTGAGTCTTTTTGGGGATAATCTTACTGAAGAAGGAGCAATTGAACAAGATGTTAGTAAGGCTGTTGCTTATGCACTTAAATTATTAAGTGCAATATCAAAATGAAGTGCTTTCCAATAGGCTAAAAGTATAACAATTACCTGAAGGAGttgaacggggagatatgatcgaaacatataagtacatcacgggacgcatcgagtcagaagatgatatcttctggctcataggaccctcgaccaccagagggcatccgctgaagatcaggggagggaagtttcatggcgactccaggaagtacttcttcaccgaaagagtagtggatcattggaacagactcccactccaggtgataaaggccagcagcgtgacggattttaagagaaaatgggatactcacgtgggatctttaagggagtaaattcaggggaggggatacttggaatgggcagacttggtagcccttttctgctacttttttctatgtttctatgtttctaagtgaccACTGTCACTGCTCACATTTGCTGAAGTTTGTGGGATCAATAATAAATTGAATGTTCCACAATGTGATAGAAATCTAAAGTTCCAGCTTGTAGCTGAGTCATCTTTAGCAAACTGAGCAGAAGACTGGACCTACGTCAGGAGTTATATTTTTAGCTGAGCTGCATAAGGGCATGGTAAATGGCGCTCACTCGGGAAAAGAAGGCTGCATTTTATTTCACAATTTTTCTGGTGCCACTCGTATGCAGAGAAAAAAGTGTTTGCTTTGCTTAAACAAGGTTTTAATTAACTCAAAAGCCCAGACGTCAGTTTTGTGTTCGGCTTCATTTAAACTTGGACAATATGATGTCTCAATGGTTTTGATTATGCTTTCTAGACGTGAAACTGGTAGAATAGAGCAGGATTTTGTCCAACAGAGAGGTACTAGAGACTCAGATGATACTTTGAAATAGGAAGAGGATATTGGGTTAAATTTgacatttacttttttatttttgaaggggttttcttttttaaaatgcagtttccccctcttctacaaagtcgTCCTAAcagctgccacgcggcaacagccccaaagccctttatatCGCtcagcagccactagcgcggctttagaacataagaacataagaagttgcctccactcggtcagaccagaggtccatcctgcccagcggtccgctcccgcggcggcccatcaggtctgcgacctgtgaagtggttactggccacttctataacctacctcaagttctatctgtacccctctatccccttatcctccaggaacctatccaaaccttccttgaacccctgtacagagttctggcttatcacctcctccggaagcttgttccatgtgtccaccaccctctgggtaaaaaagaacttcctagcatttgttctaaacctgtcccctttcaatttctccgagtgacccctagtgcttgtggctccccacagtttgaagaatctgttcttattcactttctctatgccctttaggattttgaaggtttctatcatgtcccctctaagcctcctcttctccagagagaacagccccagtgtttttaacctgtcagcgtaagagaaattttccataccttttatcagtttagtcgccctcctctgcactccctcgagtaccgccatgtcctttttgaggtacggcgaccagtattgaacacagtactccaggtgcgggcgcaccattgcgctcTTTGTAGAAGAGTGGGGTTTGTCTCCTGTATTTTAAATACTTGGGAATAGAGGAATAGCCTAATAGTTCGTGCAGCAGCCTCAGATCCTGGGGAGCTAGGTTCGGTtcccaagtcacttaactctccactgccccaggtacaaaataagaagATGATATATCAATTCCTATCCCCTTTCctaggacaattttcaaagctatatcataagaacttaagaagtgccactgctgggtcagaccagtggtccatcatgcccagcagtccgctcacgcggcagccctctggtcaaagaccagcgccctgagacccTTGGCTAAACTTGCTCTCCCCTCCTGTATGTGAATAAAACTGCACACATAGGGCAGGATTTATTAAACCCAACAACCCCCAAATAATTTTAGATACCACAATCCAAGGTAAAAGTACAAAACCAAAAATGGATCTTATAAATTAACAAAAGgccataaaaataattaaaaaaagtaaATTTTATGTTGATTCAATAAATCAACCCCAAGAGTTTAAGAGGAAGGATCTCAGATAAGTTGTTGATATATATACAAGTCAGCTGGAATAGCCAAAGCAGCCATCCTCCACCACTTccatgaaattttttaaaatattttttaaaatatgcaaactcTATATTATGGGTGTCCAAAATTATAATTCTTCAGCTGTGCAAAAGTtggtttttatttaaaaaaaaaatgtttttaatgtttttttaatatatactaATTTAACActttttctgtatataaaaaacattttttcaatgGCAGCTGCCAAGGCCACTTATCTCATATTGATGATTCCAAGGCCATCTATTTCATATTGGTGATTCTGACGGGCCCGTTTCGCCACGCTTTTTCAGAGAATCAATCCAAAAAGCAAAACTTGGAACTATCACAATCTGCCTGTACCATTGCAGTCAAAATGCTACAGCAAGCAAAATACAAATTATTAACACTCAATTAATATATACACCCATGAAACTTCTAACTGGAGCAAGTGAAAGCAAAAACTACAGCTTAACAGCAATacgaaataaaataaaagaatgaaaagaaaacaaaaggggAATTAACCAATAAGCCCTCAAATCAAACATGGCTTGCTCATTAGTATAGAGTGCAAACTGTATTCATGGAATAGGGGTTAACAATCCGACTTAGCATTAGGGGCAGTAGCTGACAATTTATCCTCAATACTGGCAATCGCCACAACTAACCTGACAAAGAAGTTAGCCTGTATACTTTCTTATACCAACATTAATTACCATAAAGGCACAATGCAAAAGTGTTTTAAAATACCTAACAGCCATATAAAACTCTCTAAAACTCCTACCGAGAGAAACATCCTTTCTGAATAGGCCACTATCGCTAAATAATATGAAAGATCTTACACGGCATAAAAACTGGCTAAACTTGAAGTGCCGTTAATATTTGACTAATACAGGctttaaataataaaaagaataaaaatgatCAGCGCTTACCGAGGAGAACATCCGCTAATGTGTATTCAAAAACTGTTTATATAATTATAAAACACTTCACAGAGGATTCCAAACCGCTATCTCCTACATAACTGCTGGCAAATAATGGCTGCTCTGACCACTGTAGACGTCGTGGGAAACTTAATACAAAGCCACACCCCTGTTTCACGCTACTCCAACTCTGATTGGTTACCTACCATTAAGCCTAAAACAAACACAAACAGAGAGCCTATCAAAACGTTAAAATCAGATAACCTACCCAATACGTCACCTTGAACCGAAAAAGAAAACAGATGCTTTAACCACACTATCTGGACTAACATTCGGGCTCACCTCGGGACAGCATTTCAGTAGAAGAGTTGTGTTCAGCAATTTCTACTGACATTTCCATAAAAAGGATTATAGCATTGATCTAAAGAGTATTGTATCATTGCGTTTTAATAGAATCGATGAATTTTCATAGTTCGGTTGGATCAGACTATGTAAGGGTCTTATTGTTTTAGGTAATCTTCACCCTTGCGAGATATAGTAGGCCGAATCTCGCTCCGATTTCTTTTAAATCTAGTCGCTGTTGCAGGAAGATTTTCCTTCTGGCTGCCATCGATTTTGTCAGATCCGGTACAAAGAGAATTTTCTGACCTTGGTAGAGGAGGTGTTTTTTGGTTTCCATTGTAGTCAGGATCACCAGAGTGTGTTGGTATTGCAAGATTTTTGCGACAATGGACCTTGGCGAATTCTGGTTAGTAAGAGGCCTAGATGGAACTCTGTGTGCCCTTTCAATCTCAAGTGGTGCGGTGAGCGTTAGGCCAAGCAGAGATGGGATGAGGTCAGTCAAGAAGGCAATAGCATCGGATCCCTCTGAATTTTCAGGCAAGCCAAAAATACGAACCTTGTTGTGGCGGCTTCTATTGGCTAGATCTTCAAAATCCGTCTGTAACTGGTGTATTG from Geotrypetes seraphini chromosome 15, aGeoSer1.1, whole genome shotgun sequence includes these protein-coding regions:
- the TPST1 gene encoding protein-tyrosine sulfotransferase 1 isoform X2, translated to MIGKLKQNLLLACLVISSVTVFYLGQHAMECHHRIEERSQPIRTESAKTTLRTGLDIRANATFAYHKDMPLIFIGGVPRSGTTLMRAMLDAHPDIRCGEETRVIPRILAVKQMWAKSSKEKIRLEEAGVTDEVLDSAMQAFLLEIIVKHGEPAPYLCNKDPFALKSLTYLAKIFPNAKFLFMVRDGRASVHSMISRKVTIAGFDLNSYRDCLTKWNRAIETMYNQCMEAGYERCMLVHYEQLVLHPEQWMRTLLKFLGISWNNAVLHHEEMIGKAGGVSLSKVERSTDQVIKPVNVEALSKWVGKIPLDVLRDMPIIAPMLAKLGYDPYANPPNYGKPDQKVLENTRRVYKGEFQLPDFLRDVPQD
- the TPST1 gene encoding protein-tyrosine sulfotransferase 1 isoform X1, translated to MIGKLKQNLLLACLVISSVTVFYLGQHAMECHHRIEERSQPIRTESAKTTLRTGLDIRANATFAYHKDMPLIFIGGVPRSGTTLMRAMLDAHPDIRCGEETRVIPRILAVKQMWAKSSKEKIRLEEAGVTDEVLDSAMQAFLLEIIVKHGEPAPYLCNKDPFALKSLTYLAKIFPNAKFLFMVRDGRASVHSMISRKVTIAGFDLNSYRDCLTKWNRAIETMYNQCMEAGYERCMLVHYEQLVLHPEQWMRTLLKFLGISWNNAVLHHEEMIGKAGGVSLSKVERSTDQVIKPVNVEALSKWVGKIPLDVLRDMPIIAPMLAKLGYDPYANPPNYGKPDQKVLENTRRVYKGEFQLPDFLRDVPQPKLRRQ